Below is a genomic region from bacterium.
GCAGAACAACTGGTACGAGGACGACAACGGCAATGGCGTACTGTCCTTGTCCGGCAATGAGTATACACCTCGTTCAGCTTATGGAGTAGCTCCGGCCGTGAAGGTTTATACAGATGTTGCCCCTCCGTCAACCGTGGACTTCGTTTGCACGGTCACTCTGGTAGATTGGGCTGGCGGAGATGCGGCGACGACCGCGGACGTCACGGTTGATTCCGTGCTCTATCCCGATGTCGCACTCACGGGTACCGGTTCTGTGCGTACCTGTACAATCCCAGCCTTAGCTGCTGGTTCACACGTAGTCACAGTGAAGCCTCTCAAGGCTTTGAGCGAATCTAAAACCGGCTCAACGCCACAGGCCTTCAGCACGCAGTGCGGCGATACCAATGATGACAACAAGATTGATGACTTGGACTTCCTTAGTGTCATCGGCAACTTCGGATCAACCGATCCTGTGCTTAAGCTCATTGGCGACGGCAATGGCGACGATAAAACGGATGACTTAGACTTCCTTAATGTCATCGGTAAATTCGCAACCTCCGGCACCTAAGCCTTGCATAAAAGAAGGGGCGAAGCTAGAAGCTTCGCCCCTTCTTTTATGCAAGGCTTACTCGATATTATTAACCTTTCTTGGGGCTATCGACATGGGTTACCTTCTGTATCCTCTGCGTCTAAGAGCTCTCTATGCATGATTGCACAATTCTGCATAGTGAAAGGAACCCTAAACCGAGGATAAGCAGAAAGCACCACAGTTAAACTCCTGAACTTTAAAATGCTACAATCAAGATAGACTAACGACAGCCTGTGACTTTGAAAGGACGACTTTATGCTAGGAATTCAGGACAGGGAAATCATCCATCGTTTGGCGGGCGAGGTGGCGGAGATTGCAGCATTGCCAGTTCAAAAGCAGACGCGCAACTGTTGGCGACAGCTTAACGGCCTAAAGCCTGTTCGTCCCATGGTGATGATCGATCAGGTGTGCTGGAACGAGATGAATGTAGAGGATGAGCTTGCCCTCACCTGTGAAGATCGTGAATGCCGTATGTATGAAGAAGAGTTGCGTAGGCTGCTTTATCAGTGGCGGCATTTTCGAGGGGATATGGTTGTCGAGTCGTTCCTCCAAGTGCCGAAGGCCGTGAAAGATACCGAATCGGGCGATACTTCTAAAGTTAATTACGGCCATGCCTATTTTAACCAATTTGTCTTTGATACCGATCTAGACAAGGTTAGGTTGCCGATCATTACCCACGACGAAGCTGAGACCGCCCGGCGGCTGGAGGTTGCGCATTCACTCTTTGACGGCACACTGGAGGTTGCGGCGGATGGTTTTACACCTTACCTTTCAATTTGGGACCCTATTACCATTTGGATGGGTGTCGAGGGTGCGCTCTACGCCTTGATCGATCGCCCTGACTATATGCGCGAATTGGTGCGGCGGATGGTGGCCAGCTATCTGAGTATGCTCGACCAGTTGGAGGATCAAGGCCTGCTCTGCCGGCCGCAGCAAACTATTCATTGCACCGGAGCCTATACCGACGAACTGCCCGCGCCGGGATACAATCCAGCTAAACCGCGAACCAAAGACATTTGGATGTTTGGTCTGGCGCAGATGTTCTCGACGGTATCGCCGGCGATGTTCGAGGAGTTTGAAATCGATGCGTGTATGCCCATCTTCGAACGCTTCGGCTTGGTCTATTACGGCTGTTGCGACCCAATGGACCTAAAGATGTCCAAGGTGCGCAAGATCCCGAACGTCCGCAAGATCTCGATGAGCCCGTGGGTCAATGAAGAAATCGGCGCCTCCGAGATTAAAGGGGATTACGTCTATTCCCGAAAGCCCAATCCAGCTCTTCTAGCCTGGCCCATTTTCCGCGAGAAGTCCGTCCGCGAGCACCTGCAAACAACAGTAGACATCTGCGCCCGTCACGGCTGCCCCTTAGAGTTAATCCAAAAAGACATCAGTACTGTAGCCAACGAACCCCAACGTTTATGGCGATGGGCTGAAATCGCGATGGAAGTGGCGCAAGGGTAGGGGCGTTACTGCTACCAACGAATTTTGGCGCTTTTGGCAGCTAGACTGCGATTTACTAATAAGAAAAGGGGCGAAGCTTCAAGCTTCGCCCCTTTTCTTATTTAAGGCTTACTCGATAATATTAATTTCTAGCTTGGGACCATCAATATGGGTTACCTTTGTGCCTGATTTGTCGACCCTGACACTAAAGCGCGATTGACCGACCAGGACGTTTCTGAACTCAAAGAAAGGCCAGCTTTCAGGGAGCCAAGGTTTGATGGTGACTTTACCGTTAGCTGCATCCGGCTGTAGTCTCAATAGCCCCCAAACCAGGCTCTCGGGCATGAATGCCGACGACCAGAGCTGCAGGTAGTTCCAGTGTGAGGATTTAAAGTAGCGCATCTTCTTGCGATCGCCATAAGGGTCCATCCCTTCGGGGAATGCTCCCGGACTGGCATGTCCGCACGTTCGCGCTAGACATCTTACATACTCAAGTCCTTCTTCATTACGGTCATAGTTGAACTCAGCGACAGCGGCATAACCGGTAGTTACCGGCATCAGACAATTGTTACCGCCGAGGAATACACCATATTCACTTTCATATTCGGGGCCTTTATATCTGGCAAGTGCGCGGACAACTCGTTCTTTGGGAGAAATGCCTGCATAGCCAACGCCTTCGAAAGGTCGCCCCCACATAATGTTTTCCGTCTCGACGACAGGTTTGTTATTCTCATCGAGGGTTCTTGCATAGCAGCCTTCCTCTTCGACCCAGAACAACTCTTCAAGCTGCTTGCTGTATCGATCAGCTTCAGAACGGGCCTTTTTGGCATCTTCCAAATCACCCATCTTTTCGCATAAGTCAGCAAAGTCCTTGTAACCTACCGCCAGCAAAATAGGATTCGTCTTGTCTCTGGCTCCACCAATTCTATCTTCAAATTCTCCCATTAGAACGCCATCCACGACCGGTTCGGATGCGATGTAATCCCACATGCCTTTCCTGACTATCGGATAGAGATCTTTTAGGAACTCTTCATCGCCGGTCCAAAGGTAGGTATCCCACACGCAGCGCATATAGAAGGGAGTTTCTCCTACGCTGCCCGGATCATAGACGTGACCTGTACTGGCGACTTCGTGGGGAACCTTTCCCCCTTGTTTGTCCGCAATGCCGCCAATCACGCGTAAAGAGGATTTCACGGTTTCATGCAGTCCTGCGGCGAGCATGCCGCGAATTGCAGTGAAGGTATCGCAACCAAAATAGCAGGTGAAATCCTGATGGCCTGCCGTCACACAGGTGCCCAGGCATTCCGAATGCTGGGTCATCCATTCCACATTCAACTTGCTCCATCGATAAGCATCATTGAGCAGTGGCTCCGGGGTTTCTACACAAGTTAGTTCGCTGGCAATATGACGATAGAAATCCACCTTTTCTTTTAACTTCGCATCCCAGTTAGCGAGCACGTCATCAGCGGTCGCCAACGTTTTGGCTTCGCTCTGATGATGCCCGGAGATAACCATTCGAACTTTGGCTTGCGGATCTAAATCTAAGTAGAAAGTTGCCAAAACGGAAGTACCGTTGCCGTAGGTTCGCTCAGGCCCCCACAACTCTTCGCCGATGGCCAGTCTTTCCGGCTTCTTATCGAATTTAACGGCTCCAGTAAAATAACCCCAATCATAGGGTAAATCGGAACCGGAGATGCCATGCGCAATCGCGCCGTTTTCAATCGCTTCCAATTCCAGTCCAACCGGATCATCCCACCCCGACATCCAAGTGGTTTGGACATCGAAGCGCACCAGAACCGAAAGGCGAACTTTTTGAACTTCCGGACTTGAAGTCTTAATATCGAACTCAACCCCGAAAGCTTGATCATCCTTAGGAACGAATTGACGTCGCGTAATGGTCCAGTTGCCTTTATAATAGATATGCTCCGACCAGGCGCCGCCTTCCCCTAAAACGAATTCATCATTCTTTTTACACCATTCACGTCGAATAGCATTATAACTTTCTTGAGGCGGCCAACCGGCATCATCGACGCTCAGCCAAACCCCGTCAGCAATCTTGAGCGGGTGCATCCAAATGCCGCCCATCTCCTTGGTTTTATGCCATCCAAAATCCGGGAAGAACCCATCGCACCAACCGATGCCATAGCATCCGCGCCCCGCCAGCGTATAAGGTTGGTCGAGTTCGGTCGTCATTCTTATTTCCGGGATCCCTTTCAATTCGCCCATCCTTATCCTCCTCGAGCCAAAGAACTACCGTTGAATGATTGCACAAACCGTTATAGATAAAGGAACCATTTAAATGAGAATTGGTATTTTTGACGATGATAAGCAGGATATTTCTCCGTGAAGCCTATAGCTGGTCTAAAAAACCTTTCGTTTGGAACTAGCGTCCTTCGTTATGGCACTGAGAGCAAGTTGATCGGGGGGGGGTAGGTATCACATTTCTCTAACGTTGTCTCGTTGACATCATCATACTGAGCCGTCTGGTTCCCGACCCAGTCATATGTTTAATTGGTGTCGCTCTGTACCAGGGTCATTTCATCCATATGCTTGACAGGTTTCATTTAGTGTGGTTTGATCTCAACGTGGGCTTGGATTCTCTGCGCCCACAAGACACCCGATCCCTCGCATTATTTCAATCTCAACCGCTGGGCTTCAATAAGCAAGGAGCGACCACTCGCAGGAATCGGTCGAGTAGGGTGTAAGGGGAAGT
It encodes:
- a CDS encoding glycosyl hydrolase family 65 protein; protein product: MGELKGIPEIRMTTELDQPYTLAGRGCYGIGWCDGFFPDFGWHKTKEMGGIWMHPLKIADGVWLSVDDAGWPPQESYNAIRREWCKKNDEFVLGEGGAWSEHIYYKGNWTITRRQFVPKDDQAFGVEFDIKTSSPEVQKVRLSVLVRFDVQTTWMSGWDDPVGLELEAIENGAIAHGISGSDLPYDWGYFTGAVKFDKKPERLAIGEELWGPERTYGNGTSVLATFYLDLDPQAKVRMVISGHHQSEAKTLATADDVLANWDAKLKEKVDFYRHIASELTCVETPEPLLNDAYRWSKLNVEWMTQHSECLGTCVTAGHQDFTCYFGCDTFTAIRGMLAAGLHETVKSSLRVIGGIADKQGGKVPHEVASTGHVYDPGSVGETPFYMRCVWDTYLWTGDEEFLKDLYPIVRKGMWDYIASEPVVDGVLMGEFEDRIGGARDKTNPILLAVGYKDFADLCEKMGDLEDAKKARSEADRYSKQLEELFWVEEEGCYARTLDENNKPVVETENIMWGRPFEGVGYAGISPKERVVRALARYKGPEYESEYGVFLGGNNCLMPVTTGYAAVAEFNYDRNEEGLEYVRCLARTCGHASPGAFPEGMDPYGDRKKMRYFKSSHWNYLQLWSSAFMPESLVWGLLRLQPDAANGKVTIKPWLPESWPFFEFRNVLVGQSRFSVRVDKSGTKVTHIDGPKLEINIIE